The Streptomyces sp. CC0208 genome window below encodes:
- the bcpA gene encoding carboxyvinyl-carboxyphosphonate phosphorylmutase, producing MSRASEFKQLMLDPKILVVPSAYDALSARVIEQAGFPAVHMTGSGTSAAMLGLPDLGFATITEMAWNAKNICLAVDLPVIMDLDAGYGNAMNTWRCIREFEQAGIVGGHLEDQVVPKRCGHLEGKRLISAREMTGKIEAAVEARRDPDWTIIARTDAREKLGLDEAIRRSKEYVAAGADCIFLEAMLSLDEMKRVRDEIDAPLLANMVEGGKTPWLTTAELEAIGYNLAIYPLSGWFAATSILRKVFAELRDAGTTQGFWPRHGMEMTFEELFEVFGYSKISELEERVVVKDDDVS from the coding sequence ATGTCTCGTGCCAGTGAGTTCAAGCAGCTGATGCTCGACCCGAAGATCCTCGTGGTGCCGAGCGCGTACGACGCACTGAGCGCCAGGGTCATCGAACAGGCCGGATTCCCGGCCGTCCACATGACCGGCTCAGGCACCTCGGCAGCCATGCTAGGGCTGCCCGACCTCGGCTTCGCCACCATCACCGAGATGGCGTGGAACGCCAAGAACATCTGCCTCGCCGTCGACCTGCCAGTGATCATGGACCTGGACGCCGGCTACGGCAACGCCATGAACACCTGGCGCTGCATCCGCGAGTTCGAGCAGGCCGGCATCGTCGGCGGCCACCTGGAGGACCAGGTCGTCCCCAAGCGCTGCGGCCACCTGGAAGGCAAGCGGCTGATATCGGCGCGCGAGATGACCGGCAAGATCGAGGCCGCGGTCGAAGCCCGACGCGACCCCGACTGGACCATCATCGCCCGCACCGACGCCCGCGAGAAACTCGGACTGGACGAGGCGATCCGCCGCTCCAAGGAGTACGTCGCGGCCGGCGCCGACTGCATCTTCCTGGAGGCGATGCTCTCCCTGGACGAGATGAAGCGGGTTCGCGACGAGATCGACGCCCCGCTGCTGGCGAACATGGTCGAGGGCGGCAAGACCCCCTGGCTGACCACCGCCGAACTGGAGGCGATCGGCTACAACCTCGCGATCTACCCCCTGTCCGGATGGTTCGCGGCCACCTCAATCCTGCGCAAGGTGTTCGCCGAACTCCGCGACGCGGGCACGACCCAGGGCTTCTGGCCCCGCCACGGCATGGAGATGACCTTCGAGGAGCTCTTCGAGGTCTTCGGCTACAGCAAGATCTCCGAACTGGAGGAGCGCGTCGTGGTGAAGGACGACGATGTTTCTTGA
- a CDS encoding aldehyde dehydrogenase family protein yields MFLDGRLHGTGHELTVTDPWLGSIVGTLPADGPEQVEAALTVLAAAGPTPPATDRREVLARAADLITQRAEEFAALITAEAGICRAESAREVERAVGNLRVAAVEAERIRGESIPVPGADRLAVTVPEPIGVVAAITPFNRPLNQVVVKVAPAVAAGCPVAVKPSERTPLTAIRFAEVLIEAGLPPDRLAVLVGQPREVGPALVGHPEVAMVTLTGSVATGRTVAAMAAGRKLLLELGGNDPLFVLPDTDLTAAARLAADGACATAGQSCRGVKRVIVWESVADAFVPLLTAAVAAKRAGDPHAADTDVGPLITEDAARLVAERVAAAEKDGAVVTTGGTHTGPLMAPTVLDRVRPHSDLVTEETFGPVAPVLRVADTDEAVRLSNSTPYGLQAGVLTNDSAAFWELASRLRVGAVNLGAGPHYDSPHIPFGGVKASGVGREGIRYAIAEMTSIKTVTLPYR; encoded by the coding sequence ATGTTTCTTGACGGCCGGCTCCACGGCACCGGTCACGAACTGACCGTCACCGACCCCTGGCTCGGCAGCATCGTCGGAACCCTCCCGGCGGACGGTCCCGAACAGGTCGAGGCGGCGCTGACGGTGCTCGCCGCCGCCGGCCCCACCCCGCCGGCCACCGACCGCCGCGAGGTCCTCGCGCGCGCCGCCGACCTGATCACCCAGCGGGCCGAGGAGTTCGCGGCGCTGATCACCGCCGAGGCCGGGATCTGCCGCGCCGAGTCGGCCCGCGAGGTCGAACGCGCCGTGGGAAACCTGCGGGTCGCGGCCGTCGAGGCCGAGCGGATCCGTGGAGAGTCCATCCCCGTCCCAGGCGCCGACCGACTCGCGGTCACCGTGCCCGAGCCGATCGGCGTGGTCGCCGCGATCACACCGTTCAACCGGCCGTTGAACCAGGTGGTCGTGAAGGTCGCACCGGCCGTCGCCGCCGGATGCCCGGTCGCGGTCAAGCCATCCGAACGCACACCGCTGACCGCCATCCGCTTCGCGGAAGTCCTTATCGAAGCCGGCCTTCCTCCCGACCGGCTGGCGGTCCTCGTCGGCCAACCACGCGAGGTGGGACCGGCCCTCGTCGGCCATCCCGAGGTGGCCATGGTGACCCTGACCGGCAGTGTCGCAACCGGCCGCACGGTGGCGGCAATGGCCGCGGGCCGCAAGCTTCTGCTCGAACTGGGCGGCAACGACCCGCTGTTCGTGCTGCCGGACACCGACCTCACGGCAGCAGCCCGACTGGCCGCCGACGGCGCGTGCGCCACCGCGGGCCAGTCGTGCCGCGGAGTGAAGCGCGTCATCGTCTGGGAATCGGTCGCCGACGCGTTCGTCCCCCTGCTCACCGCAGCGGTCGCGGCCAAGCGGGCCGGCGACCCCCATGCCGCAGACACCGACGTCGGACCGTTGATCACCGAGGACGCGGCCCGCCTGGTCGCCGAACGGGTGGCCGCAGCGGAAAAGGACGGCGCCGTCGTCACCACCGGCGGCACCCACACAGGACCGCTCATGGCACCGACCGTCCTCGACCGGGTCCGCCCGCACAGCGACCTGGTCACAGAGGAGACATTCGGCCCGGTCGCACCGGTGCTCCGCGTCGCCGACACCGACGAAGCGGTACGGCTGTCCAACAGCACACCGTACGGACTCCAGGCGGGCGTACTCACCAACGACAGCGCGGCCTTCTGGGAACTGGCATCCCGACTGCGGGTCGGCGCGGTGAACCTCGGCGCCGGACCC